A segment of the Bacillota bacterium genome:
CCTGGTCTCGCGGGTAACGTGCTCTCCAGATTTGAGGAGCGCTATCTGCCGGGCGGCCTCGAACTCTATAGCCCTGTGTACTGCACGAAAGGATGCGATATTCTTGAGCTCGGTCTGGGTGCCAAACTCGCTCGCTCCCACAGGCCGGACTGAGACATTGGCCTCGCACCTCATGGAGCCTTCCTCCATCTTGCAGTCGGAAACCCCGATCGCCAGCAGAACCGAGCGAAGCTTGTTCAAATAGGCGCGGGCTTCGTCGGCGGACCGCATGTCCGCCTCGGACACTATCTCCATGAGGGGAATCCCGGCGCGATTGAAATCCACCAGCGAGTGGGTGGCGGCAATTATGTCCTCCCCTGCGTGAAGTGACTTCCCGGTCTCCTCCTCAAGATGGACACGGCGTATGCGGATACGTTTCTGCTCCCCGTCCACGTCGATGTCGAGGTACCCGTTCCTCCCAATAGGCAGGTCGTACTGGGATATTTGGTAGTTCTTTGGCAAGTCCGGGTAGAAGTAGTTCTTCCGGTCGAACTTGCTGAACTCCGCAACTTGGCAGTTGAGAGCAAGTGCGGTCCTGATCGTGAACTCCAGCGCCCGCTTGTTGAGTACAGGGAGGACACCCGGCATCCCGAGACAGATTGGACATGTCTGGGTGTTGGGGGCCGCCCCGAACCGGGTCGGACACCCGCAGAACACCTTGGATTCAGTCAAGAGCTCAGCATGGACCTCGATGCCCACGACGGTTTCGTACTCTGATGCCACTACGCGTCCCTCCTTCCGGCCACGGAAGGCCTCATATCCGCGATGCCAAGCGCCCCTTCCAAAGTGTGCGCGATCCGGATCAGGGTCCCTTCCTCGAAGAGTCTGCCGACGAAGTGGATCCCGCAAGGAAGCCCGGATGAGAACCCGCAGGGCACAGAGACCGCCGGGGCGCCAGTCAGGTTCGCGGTTATGGTATAGATATCGGAAAGGTACATGGCGAGAGGGTCCTCTACCCTTTCCCCCAGCTTGAATGGGACAGTGGGCGATGTCGGAGACACCACGCAGTCGCACCGCTCGAAGGCATTCGCAAGGTCCTGTCTGAGCAGGGTTCTGACCTTGAGGGCCTTGAGGTAGTAGGCATCGTAGTAACCGGAACTCAGGGCGTAGGTGCCCAACATGATCCGCCGCTTGACTTCCGGCCCGAATCCCTCGCTTCTGGTGCGCTTCATGAGGCTGACCACATCCTGACTCCCTCTTGCGCGCAGTCCATACCTTATCCCGTCGTACCGCGCCAGGTTCGATGAGGCCTCAGCCGGGGCGACGAGGTAGTAGGTGGCGAGGGCATATTCCGAATGGGGCAGTGTCACATCGATCACTTCAGCTCCCAGGCCTTCCAGGGCCCTTACCGCCCCCTCCACCAAAGACCGCACCTCAGGGTCCATTCCCGGCCCGAAGTACTCGCGGGGCAGGCCGATCCTGAGCCCACGCACGCCTCGGTCGAGGAATCCTGTGTAATCCGGGGCCGGCTCGGACACGCATGTGGAGTCCATTGGGTCCGGGCCGGCAATCACATTCATCACCATTGCGCAATCCCGGACATCCCGGGTCAGAGGCCCTATCTGATCGAGCGAGGATGCGAAGGCCACAAGGCCGTACCTGGAGACCCTGCCGTATGTGGGCTTGAGTCCCACAACACTGCAGAAGGAGGCGGGCTGCCGGACGGACCCCCCCGTGTCAGAGCCAAGTGCAGCCACAGCCTCGCCGGCGGCGACGGCTGCCGCCGAGCCTCCGCTCGAGCCGCCGGGGACCCGGCTTGGATCCCATGGGTTCCTGGTTGGGTGGAACCTGGAGTTCTCGGTGGAGGAACCCATGGCGAACTCGTCCATGTTGGTCTTTCCGATCATCACCGCGCCGCCATCGACCAACCTCTTGACGACAGTAGCATCGTAGGGAGGTACGAACTCGGAAAGTATGGCCGAGCCGCAGGTGGTGGGAATCCCCCTGGTGCACATGTTGTCTTTGATGGCTATGGGGATCCCAGCTACAGGGCTGATGGCGCTCCCTTGCCGCCTGGCGTCTCTGATCATTCGATCCGCCTGCCGCGCTCGGGCAAGGGCTTCTTCTTCCGGCGCGAGGTTGAGGAACGACTGAATCATCCCTTCAGTCTCTTCGATCCTCTCCAGCACCGACCGGGTGATCTCCTCTGAGGAGACCTCTCCGTTCTCGAGCAGGTCGTGGAGTGCGTGCATCGTCATGTCGCAGAGTCTCACTGGCTGTCTGCCTCCTCTGTGTCCACTATGCGAGGAACCCTGAAGAACTCCCCATGCCTGTCTGGGGCGTTCGCAAGCGCCTCGCCCTGTGGAAGAGACGGGCGGGCAACATCCTCCCGGAACACATTCACAATCGGAAGGGCGTGTGCTGTGGGCTCCACACCTTCCGTGTCAAGTTCCGCAAGCTTGTTCACGTAGTCGATGATTTTGGAGAGTTCAACCCCGATACGCTCAAGGTCGTGGCCGGAAAACGCCAGCCTCGAGAGGTTCGCCACGTGTTGCACCTGTTCCCTGGATATGGTCATCTCAACCACCACCTTAGACTGTCTGGCCAGCCCTTTTCACCAGTCCGGCGAATTCGTTCTCCGACAGAACAGTAACGCCGAGCTCCCTCGCCCGGGCGAGCTTGGACCCGGCGTCCTCACCTGCGACAACATAGTCAGTCTTCCTGCTCACGCTGGAAGCNNNNNNNNNNGTCAGCTTCCAGCGTGAGCAGGAAGCTGCCCTTCCTCCCAGCCGCTCGACCAGGGTCTCGGCCTCAGATCT
Coding sequences within it:
- the gatB gene encoding Asp-tRNA(Asn)/Glu-tRNA(Gln) amidotransferase subunit GatB; the encoded protein is MASEYETVVGIEVHAELLTESKVFCGCPTRFGAAPNTQTCPICLGMPGVLPVLNKRALEFTIRTALALNCQVAEFSKFDRKNYFYPDLPKNYQISQYDLPIGRNGYLDIDVDGEQKRIRIRRVHLEEETGKSLHAGEDIIAATHSLVDFNRAGIPLMEIVSEADMRSADEARAYLNKLRSVLLAIGVSDCKMEEGSMRCEANVSVRPVGASEFGTQTELKNIASFRAVHRAIEFEAARQIALLKSGEHVTRETRHWDDERGETVRMRGKEEAHDYRYFPEPDLVPLEIGREWVESIRESMPELPDARRGRYVRELGIPEYDAGLIADSPAMTRFFEEAVGLGGDAREIAKWMLGELSAALNASGGDFESCPVRPSHLVETLSLIKTGRISGKIAKSVLEDIFGTGRSPEEIVRERGLVQISDEAQLVAVVDKVIAANPGPVSDFRGGKEKALTFLVGQVMKETRGRANPEATNRILRERLAEGTGR
- the gatC gene encoding Asp-tRNA(Asn)/Glu-tRNA(Gln) amidotransferase subunit GatC, with protein sequence MTISREQVQHVANLSRLAFSGHDLERIGVELSKIIDYVNKLAELDTEGVEPTAHALPIVNVFREDVARPSLPQGEALANAPDRHGEFFRVPRIVDTEEADSQ
- the gatA gene encoding Asp-tRNA(Asn)/Glu-tRNA(Gln) amidotransferase subunit GatA, with translation MRLCDMTMHALHDLLENGEVSSEEITRSVLERIEETEGMIQSFLNLAPEEEALARARQADRMIRDARRQGSAISPVAGIPIAIKDNMCTRGIPTTCGSAILSEFVPPYDATVVKRLVDGGAVMIGKTNMDEFAMGSSTENSRFHPTRNPWDPSRVPGGSSGGSAAAVAAGEAVAALGSDTGGSVRQPASFCSVVGLKPTYGRVSRYGLVAFASSLDQIGPLTRDVRDCAMVMNVIAGPDPMDSTCVSEPAPDYTGFLDRGVRGLRIGLPREYFGPGMDPEVRSLVEGAVRALEGLGAEVIDVTLPHSEYALATYYLVAPAEASSNLARYDGIRYGLRARGSQDVVSLMKRTRSEGFGPEVKRRIMLGTYALSSGYYDAYYLKALKVRTLLRQDLANAFERCDCVVSPTSPTVPFKLGERVEDPLAMYLSDIYTITANLTGAPAVSVPCGFSSGLPCGIHFVGRLFEEGTLIRIAHTLEGALGIADMRPSVAGRRDA